In one Neobacillus sp. CF12 genomic region, the following are encoded:
- a CDS encoding AraC family transcriptional regulator yields the protein MDLGSLTSKLNELTFSLLLVGYKTCPPNWSKKGKRPLYHSLWFITKGTGEVMINGKKNDLSPGKLIVFTPGMIYDKKSSSSNPLEFYFIRFTHAGAYEKKEQWHFKQPQEISFPLDGVYPIKNSSGVSLLFDEINSLSRHRGSTIAFRQKILFQELLLTLIHDFHAQTISKDTIQVIEETIEYIGHHYHQVLTLTDLAKLAGLSKSHYSRLFKKNTGYSPIEYLTHLRIDRAKELLAHSDIRVKEVSQNVGYEDELYFSRIFKKIVGVSPTQFSDEQKLLDQ from the coding sequence AAATTGGAGTAAAAAAGGAAAAAGACCCCTCTATCATTCCCTTTGGTTTATTACGAAAGGAACCGGCGAAGTAATGATAAATGGTAAAAAAAATGACCTTTCACCTGGAAAACTAATTGTTTTTACACCAGGGATGATATACGACAAAAAATCTTCTTCTTCAAACCCTCTAGAGTTTTATTTCATACGGTTTACTCATGCAGGTGCCTACGAGAAAAAAGAGCAATGGCATTTTAAACAGCCTCAGGAAATTTCTTTTCCATTAGATGGAGTTTATCCCATCAAAAACAGTTCTGGAGTTTCTCTTTTATTCGATGAAATCAATTCCTTATCTAGGCATAGAGGTTCAACGATTGCATTTAGACAAAAAATCTTATTTCAAGAATTATTACTAACCTTAATACACGACTTTCATGCTCAAACGATTTCTAAGGACACAATACAAGTGATCGAAGAAACGATTGAGTATATCGGTCATCATTATCATCAGGTCTTAACCCTAACAGACTTAGCAAAGTTGGCAGGCTTAAGTAAAAGTCACTACTCCAGACTTTTCAAAAAAAACACTGGTTACAGTCCAATCGAATATTTAACCCATTTACGAATTGATCGGGCAAAGGAGCTTCTTGCCCATTCTGATATTAGAGTCAAAGAGGTAAGCCAAAATGTCGGTTATGAGGATGAACTCTATTTCAGTCGAATTTTCAAAAAGATCGTTGGAGTCTCCCCTACTCAATTCAGTGATGAACAAAAATTATTAGACCAATAA
- a CDS encoding ABC transporter ATP-binding protein produces MIIRSIKKGIHTPLGDRQLLKGMLMFAKPYRKLILFSILLTGFIVIASLAQPFIIKVAIDSYIKMNDYQGMMYLGIIYFLLIMISSICTYFQNNTLQFTGQYVIYDFRQAVFKHFSDMQMDFFRQNPIGRLVTRITHDVEALNQLYSQVIVNLVKEVLILIGIIALMLYMSVKLTLICFLVIPVIAVVTFYFKRVLRDTQRKLRTILSKLLSYLAENLSGMSVIQLFAREGKQLELFNELNEEHYRAGMRQTVINSIFNPSIGLFGNISLALLVWYGGRSVVDETITFGTVYAFTHYVRQFFEPLRGLADRFNQIQAALASAERIFETLETKPTIINPVRPKELPKKVLGNIVFQHVWFAYKNEEWILKDVHFRINQGETVGVVGATGAGKSSIIQLINRFYDNQKGTISLDGINIKEVHLEDLRRHIGIIQQDAFVFSGNVFDNIRLNHNHVSNEEIIKAAKAVNIDSFFSMLPEGYDTMLGEEGTVLSSGQKQLLSFLRAMIADNDVLILDEATANIDTETEQAVQETLRAMSKNRTTIIIAHRLSTIQHADKIIVLDKGRIVEIGDHQQLLKNQSVYYQLCQNQRKGKRFKVKV; encoded by the coding sequence ATGATTATTCGAAGTATAAAAAAGGGAATTCATACCCCGCTAGGTGACCGTCAATTACTAAAAGGTATGCTGATGTTTGCAAAACCCTATCGAAAACTCATTTTATTTTCGATTCTGCTGACAGGCTTTATTGTTATAGCCAGTCTAGCTCAGCCATTTATTATTAAAGTGGCAATCGACTCTTACATCAAGATGAACGATTATCAAGGGATGATGTACTTAGGAATCATTTATTTCTTATTGATCATGATCTCTTCTATTTGTACCTATTTCCAAAATAACACCCTTCAATTTACAGGGCAGTATGTAATATATGATTTTCGACAAGCCGTTTTTAAACACTTTTCCGACATGCAGATGGATTTTTTTAGGCAAAACCCGATTGGCAGGTTAGTCACAAGGATTACCCATGATGTTGAAGCTCTGAACCAACTGTATTCTCAAGTGATTGTGAACTTAGTAAAAGAAGTATTGATTCTGATTGGAATCATTGCCCTTATGTTATATATGAGTGTAAAACTTACCCTGATATGTTTTTTAGTCATACCAGTCATAGCAGTCGTCACTTTTTATTTTAAAAGGGTATTACGTGATACACAGAGGAAGCTAAGGACAATTCTTTCAAAGCTTCTTTCCTATCTAGCTGAAAATCTTTCCGGCATGAGTGTTATTCAGCTATTTGCCCGCGAAGGAAAACAGCTGGAACTCTTTAATGAATTAAATGAGGAGCATTATCGAGCTGGGATGCGTCAAACCGTAATCAATTCTATTTTTAATCCTTCCATCGGATTATTTGGAAATATTTCACTCGCGCTTTTAGTTTGGTATGGGGGAAGAAGTGTAGTAGATGAGACGATCACCTTTGGTACCGTGTATGCGTTTACTCATTATGTTAGGCAGTTTTTTGAACCTCTAAGAGGATTGGCAGACAGGTTTAATCAAATACAAGCCGCTCTTGCATCAGCTGAACGGATATTTGAAACCTTAGAAACAAAACCAACGATCATAAATCCTGTGCGCCCTAAGGAACTTCCAAAAAAAGTTTTGGGTAACATTGTATTTCAACATGTTTGGTTTGCTTACAAAAATGAAGAATGGATATTAAAGGATGTCCATTTTAGGATCAATCAAGGAGAAACAGTAGGTGTTGTCGGTGCGACAGGTGCCGGAAAAAGCTCGATCATTCAACTGATAAACCGGTTTTATGATAATCAAAAGGGAACGATCAGTCTTGATGGAATAAACATTAAAGAAGTTCATTTAGAAGACCTTAGAAGGCACATCGGAATCATTCAACAAGATGCGTTTGTCTTTTCAGGGAATGTCTTTGACAATATTCGTTTGAATCATAACCATGTTAGTAATGAAGAAATCATAAAAGCCGCAAAGGCTGTAAATATTGATTCTTTTTTTAGCATGCTGCCCGAAGGATATGATACCATGCTGGGAGAGGAAGGAACCGTATTGTCGTCAGGACAAAAGCAGCTTCTATCCTTTTTAAGAGCCATGATTGCAGACAATGATGTACTAATACTTGATGAGGCGACAGCTAATATTGATACAGAAACAGAACAAGCGGTCCAAGAAACCTTAAGAGCAATGTCAAAGAACCGAACAACCATTATCATTGCACATCGACTTTCCACCATCCAGCATGCAGATAAAATTATTGTCTTAGATAAAGGAAGAATAGTAGAAATTGGAGATCATCAACAGCTGCTAAAAAACCAATCGGTGTACTATCAATTATGTCAGAATCAGCGTAAAGGGAAGCGTTTTAAAGTTAAAGTTTAA
- a CDS encoding ABC transporter ATP-binding protein: protein MKNKPIFKEHFVLHKWSYLLGTILLTISLVLQLFVPVLLKKFTDGLQNKSIHVSDLWELSLWFVIAGLGAFLFRSSGRIYIFKMSRILERDLRSSLFSHWEKLQAEYYQNQRIGNLMAHAVNDVNIMRQIVMQGYFQMVEAAVLISISVFMMASTIHLLLTLLVLLPLPGLTYIAYRFRSKIQLHSLKVQEAIGTLTSRVQEFCSGISVIKTYIQEQEERKKFTNDNQANVEVNKQLIRANSLFTSLSQGIIGLSYLISIVFGSILVMKSTISLGDFVAFNTYLSLLIAPIENIGKVINLLQQGRAADDRIRQVLSTEPAIKDEEGVTPVTSIQGDIIISNLSFKYQKSKESALRNINVSIPEGTSLAIVGKVGSGKSTLVNLLLRLYNPPKNSIFIDEHDIRDVPLKTLRASVAYVPQDNFLFSSSIKENIAFDPNPYQDEQVLHAARQAHVYEDIMDLPDKFETELGERGFSLSGGQRQRVSIARALIKPSPIIIFDDSLSAVDSKTETNILNTMRTQMISRTSIIISHRISTIQEADQIIVLDKGEIVERGTHQSLLKQNGIYKNMFAQQTTEFSSPTLNGGKILIKKRRR from the coding sequence ATGAAAAATAAACCTATCTTTAAGGAGCATTTTGTTCTACATAAATGGAGTTATTTGCTGGGCACCATCCTTTTAACCATTTCCCTTGTTTTGCAATTATTTGTTCCCGTTTTGTTAAAAAAGTTCACAGATGGGCTTCAAAATAAATCCATTCATGTTTCTGATTTGTGGGAGTTGTCACTGTGGTTTGTTATTGCCGGACTCGGTGCTTTTCTTTTTCGGTCGAGCGGCCGAATTTATATATTCAAGATGTCAAGAATCCTAGAGCGGGACTTACGGAGTTCCTTGTTTTCACATTGGGAGAAACTGCAGGCAGAATACTATCAAAACCAGCGAATTGGGAATCTGATGGCTCACGCCGTAAACGATGTCAATATTATGAGGCAGATCGTCATGCAGGGATATTTTCAGATGGTCGAAGCGGCCGTACTCATTTCAATCTCTGTTTTCATGATGGCTAGTACGATTCATCTCTTACTAACGTTACTGGTCCTTTTACCTTTACCTGGGTTAACGTATATTGCCTACCGTTTCCGGTCAAAGATTCAATTGCATTCTTTAAAAGTACAAGAAGCAATTGGGACTTTGACAAGCCGAGTTCAAGAATTTTGTTCAGGTATAAGTGTTATCAAAACATATATTCAAGAGCAGGAAGAACGTAAGAAGTTTACGAACGATAATCAGGCAAATGTCGAGGTCAATAAACAGTTAATTCGTGCGAATTCGCTCTTCACCTCATTAAGTCAAGGAATTATCGGACTAAGTTATTTAATTTCCATCGTATTTGGCTCCATTCTTGTGATGAAAAGTACTATTTCTCTTGGTGACTTTGTTGCTTTTAATACCTATTTATCTTTGTTGATTGCTCCGATTGAAAACATTGGGAAGGTTATAAATCTCCTGCAGCAGGGCAGGGCCGCAGATGACCGAATTCGTCAGGTTTTATCAACAGAACCAGCTATTAAAGATGAAGAAGGGGTTACCCCTGTTACCTCTATACAAGGCGATATTATTATAAGTAATTTATCTTTCAAGTATCAAAAGAGTAAAGAGAGTGCATTAAGAAATATCAACGTTTCCATCCCGGAAGGAACTAGTTTAGCCATTGTTGGGAAAGTGGGAAGCGGAAAGTCAACCTTAGTCAATTTGCTTTTACGTTTATACAATCCTCCCAAAAATTCAATTTTTATCGATGAACACGATATTCGAGATGTTCCATTAAAAACCCTTCGGGCATCGGTAGCCTACGTCCCACAAGACAATTTTCTATTTTCCTCATCCATAAAAGAGAACATTGCCTTTGATCCAAATCCTTATCAAGATGAACAAGTATTGCATGCAGCAAGGCAAGCCCATGTTTATGAAGATATTATGGATCTCCCCGATAAATTTGAGACTGAATTAGGAGAAAGAGGGTTTTCTTTATCAGGTGGACAACGGCAGCGTGTCAGTATCGCAAGAGCTTTGATAAAACCTTCTCCGATCATCATTTTTGATGACAGCCTTTCAGCAGTGGATTCTAAAACAGAAACCAACATTTTAAACACAATGAGAACACAAATGATAAGCCGAACTTCCATCATTATTAGCCACCGAATTTCTACGATACAAGAAGCTGATCAAATCATTGTCTTAGATAAAGGGGAGATTGTCGAAAGGGGTACACATCAATCTCTTTTAAAGCAAAATGGAATTTATAAAAATATGTTTGCTCAGCAAACAACGGAGTTTTCAAGTCCAACACTTAATGGAGGAAAGATCCTCATTAAGAAAAGGAGGAGATGA